CACACGCAGCTACTGGTGCGGTGAGCGCCGGCACACACTCTACCCGCTGTCCTTTGCAGCGGTGCGTGTGCATCTCTTCGCctgttggtgaaatacacttCAGTAGACTCTtagtacgtcactttggagaagagcgtctgctagatgaatgATGGTAAATGTAACAACAGTAATGATAATCATactcataataataacaaatcaGAAGGGTATTAGGTGGTGTTAGTGTATGAGTTGTACTACAGtacatgtaatattttgtttcaaatgtaaaaatgtaactttataCACTGGtaattctgttttgcttttagaGATGTAATATTAAAGGCAGGTGGACATGGGTGAGAAGTGTACGTGCAGTGGCCTGTTTCAGCGCTTGTGTTCCAGCCGGATTCATCATGTACCATAGTGCAAGAGTGAACGCCTTTGCTTTGTCATCAGTGCGCGATTCATTTCCAAACTTGTGCTTTCCAAAGGAGATTCGGAACTAAATGCGCCGCGTGCCAGCAAGGTATTCCGCCGTCGCAGGTGGTGAGAAGAGCGCAGGACTTCGTGTACCACCTGCACTGCTTCGCCTGCATCGTGTGCAAGAGGCAGCTGGCCACTGGGGACGAGTTCTACCTCATGGAGGACAGCAGGCTCGTGTGCAAGGCCGACTACGACACCGCGAAGCAGAGAGGTGACGTCACGCCCACGTGAACGCGCGCGCCCGGCCCGTTCGCCCGACCTGTTCCCCTTGCGTAGGGACGCTATGTGGCGTGGTGGTTGGGGCTGCAGTACCGTGCGCGTTCCCGCTGTAGAAACCTGAACCGGAACTCCTCCAGTAGGGTACAacgagtaaatcagtgtaaaattgattatgtaaaaatatttaagtcTCTTAGGGGCAAAGGAgtagcataataataataataatagtaatgataatagtcttgtgtgtgactgcagtgctgtgtgttaCAGGAATGCTAAAATGATACGGCATTTAACACAAAGTGGGATTTTTAAAGTAACGTGTACATAATATTGATTAACACATTGGTAACGGGTCCTAATCACGTGTTCCCAGAAGAGAacgcttttgtttgtttgggtaACAGGGACAGCGCTCGCGAAGCGCTTCACCGCGGCGCATTCGTTCACGCTTATAGCGCCGCGCGGCAAAGGCGTTTCGCTCATTtcataaacattacatttaaaagtgTAATTGCGGTGCTGCGGCAGGGAAAGGCACACGACGGGACTTGGCCTTGTGCTCATGGAACTCTTCCGAACTCTACGAGGAGGAGCCGAGGGATTGCGCGGAGCTCGTGTGAACCGCTGTCAGCTGGGAGCTTCATCGGCGGCGCCGGCGGCTCCTCCATAAACATCTTGACCCGGCGCGCGCTAATAACGCCGAGGAGCAGCCCGCAGATCGATAGTCCGCATCCTCTGTTGATCGCAAATCCGAGTGCAGCCCTGCAGAAaaatgatcccccccccccccccacctgagAGTCAGCACATTCCACACGGTGATTAAAGTGTGCGCGCACTTCACCGAGCGGCTCCAGAGCAGACGCGGGTTACGCAACATTCCCACTTTTTACACTGTATTGTGCCAGCGGGTGGCGCAGTCGTTAGGGCTCGTGCCTCGCAATCTCGAGGTGGCCGGTTCGTTTCACTGCGCGATCAAGGTTCTTATGCTGAACTAATAGTTAGAGCATCCTGCAGCAAGGGGGTAAATTCTTGCAACGTTAGTCTCTTTTGACAGAGGAGTCagataaatatacagtaagttCAGAATCTTTATTTAccaagtgtgctgacgcacacaaagaatttgctttggtgcttcCAGTATTACAGACAATAATAACAGTATTCACTGGAATTATTGAATAAGGAAATCACCGAAATAAACGTGAAATGTGTGATCcagcgaaaaaaaaaagcataaatccTGATTTCACAGTTTAGAAAGGGTGCCAGAcgggaaaaaaaagcctttcgGTAGAATTTAAGTAAGCAACAAATATGATTTAGTACAATTAACATTCCAAATGTAGCCTACTTACAGTCTGTATTTATGAcacttaaatatatttacacgAAGGCAAAACGAAAAAGGAAAAGatatacataataaaatataatgtatatatagatatcaATACATATATAGATAACATATTTGACGAGTAATAAATCTGCCTGGTACGAAGAATATTGcactttattaaattatatactGCATTTTTGTAGCATTTTCAAGAATTTTAAAGGTTTTCTTTCGCACAagtgaaatctgaaatattttatttttcctttgagaGAGCAACATCAATAATTACTCCATGCAAGTACTACATGATTTGTGAAACAATTAATTTTGCTGTTAACTGGAGCATTTAAGAATATTTAATCGTATCAAAATATACGTACTGATACAGCTTGTTCTGAGTCTTCTGCAAATTTCTTTTGTAGGatcattacacttttttatttgcactaTTAAAAATACTCATGGGAAGATACAGTCCGAACGCCGATTAATCGGTTGAGTCCGCAGATTTGCAGAGGTTGCTCGTTTAATTTGTACTCAGCTTAAGATGAGAAATGTGGgcttttgctttgcgctgcagAGTCGGATTCAACGGCAAAGAGACCCCGAACAACCATCACCGCGAAACAGCTGGAGACCCTCAAAACGGCGTACAACAACTCACCGAAACCGGCCAGACACGTGAGAGAACAGCTGTCCTCGGAGACCGGCCTGGACATGAGGGTCGTACAGGTAACAAGCAATGAgcggcaggtggcgcagtggctagTGCTCTACAGGCCTACTCCCCTTGTACACTCTCAATCAAGCTACTATTCTTAGTACCGTtaaccatatatatatatatatactggtTTGTGGTTATGTATAtggttaccctgctgtatagataaatcactgcaaagtttATTATCTAACACTGGAAGTCGTATTGGACAAAatagtcagataaataaatgaagagagCATCTTTTGCTGGTTAAAGAAAAAGCAATGCGATATATTCCCTCCAGGAAGCAGGGGCTGGAGTTTAATGTTTTGAATTTACGGCGAGCTGCAGTCCGATGAAGTTCTCAGCTCGGAGTGTTTGGCTGTTAAGAAGAACGGCGCTCGGAGACGCTCGTTAAGCGAAATACCAGGAAGCGCGTCCGCGTTCGGGTGTCCGGGCGCCGCGCGCTCgtatataatgttttatgtACCTGTGTTTGCAAGGACACCGGCGATCGCCCAGACTACACGTGCTTTTAGCAACACACGCGTTGTCTGCTGTTCTGCGTCGTGCAGCCGCTCTACGCACACACggtcctcctttttttttctttctgttcgGGAAAGAGAAGAGCGCGCAGAAACTTGTGGCTGTGTGGTTGCAGGTGCAGGACACGGTTAacacattttaacacacacCTCCTAATAAAGTGGCTACTACTGCCATGTTCACGAAATGCGTTGGAAATCCCGTGCAGAGAGTGCGCACACTTTCCCCGTTCATTTTAACTGTCCATAATAATGTCATCGCGATCATCGCTGTACGCAACATCTGCTTTATGTGACTACATAGGCAGCGCTGCGGGTCGCTATGCGCATGCGCTCAGCACCAGGCAGGTTAAGGACAACTAGTTGTGTCCGGCGAGCTAATGACGTGTGAGATAAATCCGGCGGTGGACAAGGGCGCAGGGACTCTTACATTAATGTTCTGTCCCGCCGCTTTAGTTTCCCGCTTCGGATAAAGCAGGCTGTGCCCTTTCGATGTAAATCATCGCTCAGTAATGATATACTTTTAGAATAATTTGAAGTGCACGcgcactgtaaataaatgttggcGATTTCCAGAAGAGTCAATGAATgagccgcacacacacacagtgtgcatCATGTGAGGAGCAAcaattactgtaaattaaatattaaatatcccCCCAGATACTCGGTATAATAACTAGAAATGCAAAATTAGTGTTAATATTATGACTAATAAAATATGAGGCATAAGAGAACCCATGTGATGCTCCatggcttattattattattattattaaactgtttTCTGGTAGTTTATGGCAtgcactgaaaataataatagttaatatTTCTTCAgtattgttcatttttgttaaattgttttcattaacaaaatatattttatatttttctggaTTACAGGTGTGGTTCCAGAACAGACGTGCCAAGGAGAAGAGACTGAAGAAGGATGCAGGTCGCCAGAGGTGGGGCCAGTACTTCCGCACCATGAAGCGCTCTCGGGGAAACTCCAGGTCCGATAAGGACAGCATCCAGGAGGAGGGGCTGGACAGTGATGCCGAGGTCTCCTTTACAGGTACGGCAGTTCAGCGGCGAGGGACGGGGCAGAGAATCAGGGTGCCGCTTAACTCCTCACTCATGTTTAAGACCTTCAGAGCAGCAACACAGCTCACTAATGTGGGCCATTGTCGCCAAGAAAGGCCGTCACCACTGAGCATTCTTAAGGGCGAGGTGCTGTTAAATCAaaccataataataaacatttaaaccaAATGTATTAGCTTGAATTTGTTTTACAAAAGGGCTCAGAGCCCAGAAGTCGTGGCGATGATGTCAAATCAtgtgtctttgtttgttttgcatgcTCAGATGAGCCATCCATGCCAGAGGTCAGCCACCCCAACGGAATATATAGTGGAATAAGTGAGACGTCTCCTGCCGTCGGTCGACAGGGAGGAAGCCATGGCCCTTTCCCCCTGGAGCACGGGGTAATCCAGACGCAGGATCAGTACCGCGATGTCCGCGCCAGCAGCCCCTACGGTCTGCCCCAGTCCCCGGGTTCCATGCAGGCTTTGCCAGGACACCAGCCGCTTATCTCCAGTATAGCGTACCCTGAATCAGGGGCCTCCATTGTAACCCAAGGAGGGGCGCCCCCGCTACCCCCTGGCATCCGAGTCATTGGCGGTGGAAATGGCCCCAGTTCAGACCTGTCCACTGGCAGCAGTGGAGGCTATCCAGACTTCCCTGCTAGTCCAGCCTCTTGGCTTGATGAAGTGGAACACAATCAGTTCTGATCACACTGCGTGCGGACAGTATTTTCAGTGCAAAGGTCAGCAGTTTGTGTTCTTTCTGACTAGTTACTGGTTTAATGAGGAGCACAGCAACATGAACTGGTTTCTCGCTTGAGAGAAGATGTCAGGGCTTTTGGCACAGCGGGTAAAGCTAATGTCACACAGCTCCTCAGCTGCTTGATGGGTgttggggtttgcatgtttgtcCCCATGTTTGGACACGCCAGTCATGCACggaagaaggcactggcaaacTGCTTCTGTTCTTTGCTGGCCTTGGAAACCATTCAGGTGGTCGCTACGAGGAGGAGTCAGTCTTGCCTCCATGACTCATCCTTCAGGATATCAGCGTGCTCTTTGAGACACTTTCTACTGTGTTTGCGTCCTGCTTCTGCAGTGGACTTTCTGTCCACAGCCCAGTAAGAAAATACACTGGAACAACATGAACCTTTGATAACTGTTTTTTATGAACAACTAAAACGTGATGCCCTACTCCAGCAGTCCATCGCTCCTGGTGTCTGCTTGTTTTTGGCTGTCCATCAAAGGCATCTGAGAAACGTTCTGTTTACTGACATTAGATGTTTGAGAAACGTCAGGAAATGGACCAAGAAGTAATCGACATACGTGAAACCTCTGGATAAATAACTTTTTCAAATGGTCTTATTTTCTTATTCAGGAACAATGAATTTATTACCTCATCCTAGATGTTCTCCAAGTCTAGAAAATGTAGTAAAAAGTACTATGGGATCTTCtcagttatgtaaaataaagaattgTTTTTTAATTCTAGCAGAAAATGTTGATCTTTTTATAGCTGTGTCACTTTACTCGGCCTAGTGTCTTTAATCTGATGTTTGGCATGGCTGTGCTGGGACTTCAGCGGTTTCATCATGAGCAGGAAAAGAACCTGCTGGTCTTCACTGATCTCAAGTCATAACTCTTCTTGTGTCTCTatatgttttgctgaaataCAGTGCTACTTGGAATATGTCTCACAGCGGCTGACTGTTGCCAAAAGTCTGTTTATTGGAGTTTTTgctctgctttgttttccaaCTCTATGGACTTTCAGCTGAAAGTAGATATATGGACTGCAAAGTGCGATGAAGAAAAGGTGTAGCCTGGTTGTACGCATATTATCCCACATAATGAATAGTACGTTCCTGCATCTCTGTGTCCTCCAGTAtgtcttgtttgtttcattACACTGAAGCTATCTGGGACTGGAAGGCCCAGTttactgttgttgtttgttttgtggaaGTTGTTCTAAGGCTTTTATTCTCAAGGAAATAGATATTTAATAAATCTGTCAGCAATATCCAAACATCACTGCTTATGAGTGTCTTGTTTAGTCTTTTATCGTAACTTCCTGAATCTTTTAGTGTTATTTGTAAACcgcatgcatttttaaaattttgaaactcGGTACAAAATTATCTTTAACACAACCATCGCTGTGTTAATGTTAATGTGGGCAGCGTAGTTGGGAAAGCTGCTGCTTTACATTCAGAAATCCCCCATtggaatcctgcctcctgctctagtactcttgaggaaAAAACACTTAAGTGACACAACAAACGTGCCCAGCTCACTAATCATGAAAGTTCGTATAATAACGAAAGTCATACCATATAATGTACGTCATGTATTGAAGAATATTTCAAACCTCTCTTTTACCCTGTGGAAAAGCCCTCTGTCTCACTGCACAAGCCCAGGGTTAACAAGTGTCTCTAGCCTTTGCTTCTCACGACGTATTGCAGCTGTAACCCGCTCTTGTGGTCATATCCTCTTCAACATTTATTGAATCCACCAGTGCATCACACCGCAGCTTGTACAACTCCTGGTCGAGGGCTCTGCCGAAATCTCACTTGGACTCCAGAAATTCCCTCCTGTCCGGTCTTTTGTCAACTGCCGTTAAGCCTCTTTAACTGTTACTACAGCTCGAGTTGCGTTCGACCTGCCAGTGCGTTCCCGTGTGCCTTCCGCTTTGtatctctgcactggcttcctgtagctgctcatATCAAGTTCAAAACTCAGGTTAGGGTCTAAGGAACAGTAGAAGAACTACCATCCCAATGAACAGAGTCGGATCCATTCCTAAACTCCAGCAAGAACACTTGTTTTCCTCCACCTTTGGCCACTTGTTCCTCAGCCTCACAAAGGGGTCATCTAAATCCCATCAGTTCTCATTCTTTGCCACTGTGTGGTGGATTTAACTCCCTCTTTTccccagagctgctgaatcctttccaaTATTCAAGGAAGGTTTCAAAGCTCTTCCCTTTTTAACCCATTTCCCTCCCAAGCTCCTGACATGTTCATTTACTAGTCCTTCAACACCTGCTACTTTTATCAACATATTTTCCTATTCATATGTCAGTTCTATAAATAGCTACTGGAATATGCAGGctataaaaatgtcagcatcGAACAAACACACTATGCTTCAGTTATCGTGTGTGTACTTAAGCATTCTTTCTGTTGTGGGATGcaattttgtttactctgagttttatgttgctttggagaaacagaaagtatctgccaaatgcatacattcaaaaatgaatgtaaaatatctcACCACCCTCCAATGATAAAACTGTTGGGAtgcatattttgtatttatcagtttaaaaatattctcatgccaaatgtaaaaattatttagaaTGAACTGTCAGCACTTCAGGAGTGGTGTTGTGGTTTGGAGCGGTTGCCTTTGGCTCTGGAGGTTGCTGCTTCAGTCCCTGCCTCCAGCtatggtgcccttgagcaaggtacttgccctgcaattgctctagtaccttcgcctggctgtgtgcctgggtacctagcTGTGGCCTGCGATGGAGtgttgtcctgtccagggtgtgcccgatgtctccaggataggctctggctcaccaccacccacttgggacaagcagttattggaaTTGGTTGGCTGGTTCAGATTGATAATATGTCAGTGTGTAATAAAGAGGCAGTGTATCATTTGAAAAGTAAATTCTGGATTTTGTGAAACTGAACAATTTAAATTACGGTGTAAATAACTTCACACACCTCTTTACCATTTAAACATTAAAGTGTGCAAATACTCCCTCCGCCAGTGTTCAGTCTGCACGTCTAtccagttctttttttattttgcttgccCTTTATTTTAGTTTGGCGCTCTGCTTTTTGTAGTTTGCAAT
Above is a genomic segment from Scleropages formosus chromosome 17, fSclFor1.1, whole genome shotgun sequence containing:
- the LOC108938506 gene encoding LIM/homeobox protein Lhx3-like isoform X3; the protein is MQKIPLCAGCNQHIVDRFILKVLDRHWHSKCLKCIDCQTQLADKCFSRGDSVYCKEDFFKRFGTKCAACQQGIPPSQVVRRAQDFVYHLHCFACIVCKRQLATGDEFYLMEDSRLVCKADYDTAKQRESDSTAKRPRTTITAKQLETLKTAYNNSPKPARHVREQLSSETGLDMRVVQVWFQNRRAKEKRLKKDAGRQRWGQYFRTMKRSRGNSRSDKDSIQEEGLDSDAEVSFTDEPSMPEVSHPNGIYSGISETSPAVGRQGGSHGPFPLEHGVIQTQDQYRDVRASSPYGLPQSPGSMQALPGHQPLISSIAYPESGASIVTQGGAPPLPPGIRVIGGGNGPSSDLSTGSSGGYPDFPASPASWLDEVEHNQF
- the LOC108938506 gene encoding LIM/homeobox protein Lhx3-like isoform X1, with the translated sequence MLLDPPGSNCQNHGNFPRYAQEIPLCAGCNQHIVDRFILKVLDRHWHSKCLKCIDCQTQLADKCFSRGDSVYCKEDFFKRFGTKCAACQQGIPPSQVVRRAQDFVYHLHCFACIVCKRQLATGDEFYLMEDSRLVCKADYDTAKQRESDSTAKRPRTTITAKQLETLKTAYNNSPKPARHVREQLSSETGLDMRVVQVWFQNRRAKEKRLKKDAGRQRWGQYFRTMKRSRGNSRSDKDSIQEEGLDSDAEVSFTDEPSMPEVSHPNGIYSGISETSPAVGRQGGSHGPFPLEHGVIQTQDQYRDVRASSPYGLPQSPGSMQALPGHQPLISSIAYPESGASIVTQGGAPPLPPGIRVIGGGNGPSSDLSTGSSGGYPDFPASPASWLDEVEHNQF
- the LOC108938506 gene encoding LIM/homeobox protein Lhx3-like isoform X2 produces the protein MLLDPPGSNCQNHGNFPRYAQGKSAQIPLCAGCNQHIVDRFILKVLDRHWHSKCLKCIDCQTQLADKCFSRGDSVYCKEDFFKRFGTKCAACQQGIPPSQVVRRAQDFVYHLHCFACIVCKRQLATGDEFYLMEDSRLVCKADYDTAKQRESDSTAKRPRTTITAKQLETLKTAYNNSPKPARHVREQLSSETGLDMRVVQVWFQNRRAKEKRLKKDAGRQRWGQYFRTMKRSRGNSRSDKDSIQEEGLDSDAEVSFTDEPSMPEVSHPNGIYSGISETSPAVGRQGGSHGPFPLEHGVIQTQDQYRDVRASSPYGLPQSPGSMQALPGHQPLISSIAYPESGASIVTQGGAPPLPPGIRVIGGGNGPSSDLSTGSSGGYPDFPASPASWLDEVEHNQF